GATGAACAAACCAATGATGTACTTGGTGTACACATGATTGGGCCGCATGTTACTGAAATGATTTCAGAAGGAGCATTAGCGCGTGTATTGGATGCGACCCCATGGGAGATCGCCCATACCATTCATCCGCACCCGACATTGTCGGAAGCCTTTGCGGAAGCGGCTCTGGATGTTGACAATCTGGCTATTCATTCTTAAATGCAGGGAGGAAACCTTATGACAAAGAATCGTCATCAGGCTGTAGGTTTAACCGATGAGCAAGTGCTGGACATGTATCGTTACATGCTCTTGGCAAGAAAAGTGGATGAGCGCCTTTGGCTGTTAAACCGAGCTGGTAAAGTTCCATTCGTTATTTCCTGCCAAGGACAGGAAGCCGCTCAGGTTGGGGCTGCTTTTGCCTTTGATAAAGAAAAAGATTATTTATGCCCGTACTATCGTGATTTTGGAGCGGTTATGGTCTTTGGGCAAACAGCTCGTGATACGTTGCTGTCAGCTTTTGCAAAGGCTGAAGATCCTAACAGTGGTGGCCGTCAAATGCCTGGTCATTTTGGCGGGAAGAAATACCGAATTTTAACAGGATCGAGTCCCGTTACGACACAGGTGCCACATGCTGTTGGAATTGCCTTAGCAGGTCGAATGACAGGTGAGAATCATGCAGTTTTCACCTCTTTTGGCGAAGGGTCTAGCAATCAAGGTGATTTCCATGAAGGGGCTAACTTTGCAGGGGTGCATAAATTGCCGGTTATTTTCTTCTGCGAAAATAATAAATATGCCATTTCCGTCCCCTTGAAAAAGCAATTGGCCTGCGAAAGCGTGGCTGACCGCGCAGTTGGTTATGGATTCCCAGGGGTTAGCGTAGACGGTAACGACCCTATTGAAGTGTATCGTGTCATGAAAGAAGCGGTTGATCGAGCAAAGGCTGGGGAAGGACCTACCTTAGTCGAAGCCGTAACCTATCGTCTCGTACCTCATTCAAGTGATGATGATGATCGTGTATACCGTGATCGTGGAGAAGTGGACGAAGCGAAAAAACAAGACCCCATCATCACCTTTTCCCAATATTTAAAAGAGGCAGGCCTCTTAACGGATGAGTCAGAGTCGGCTCTATCTAACGAAGTGCAAGCAATTGTAGATGAAGCGACGGAATACGCTGAGCAGGCACCATATCCAGCGCCGGAATCTACTTTGATGCACGTATACGGATCGTAAGGGGGAGTTAAGATGGCAGTTATTTCTTTTATTGATGCAATTACTATGGCGATGAAAGAAGAAATGCGTCGTGATCCTAAAGTATTTCTGTTGGGAGAAGACGTAGGAGTACGCGGAGGGGTTTTCCGTGCATCAAATGGTATGATTGAAGAGTTTGGAGAGCAACGTGTTATCGACACACCATTAGCTGAATCAGCGATTGTAGGCGTAGCAATCGGAGCAGCAGCGGTAGGCATGCGTCCTATTGCCGAGATACAATTTGCTGATTTCATTTTGCCAGCGGTGAACCAAATTGTTTCCGAGGCCGCTAAAATGCGTTATCGTTCCAATAACGATTGGAATTGCCCGCTTACTGTTCGAGCTCCGTTTGGTGGAGGGGTACATGGGGCCTTGTACCATTCGCAATCCTTAGAAGCGATGTTTACGAACGTTCCAGGGTTAAAAGTGGTCGTTCCTTCAACCCCATATGATGCAAAAGGTTTATTAAAAGCAGCTATCCGTGACGAAGATCCGGTTCTGTTTTTTGAGCATAAACGCTGCTATCGCTTAATTAAAGGCGAAGTGCCAGAGGAAGATTACACAGTACCAATTGGCAAGGCAGATGTAAAGCGAGAAGGAGACGATATTACCGTCATTTCCTATGGGCTCTCCCTGCATTTTGCTTTGCAGGCTGCGGAAAAGCTCGCTCAAGAAGGAATGTCTGCCCATGTTCTGGATCTGCGTACACTTTATCCGCTAGACAAGGAAGCGATTGTAGAAGCGGCATCTAAGACGGGGAAAGTGTTAATCATCCATGAAGATAATAAGGAAGGTGGAGTTGGTGGCGAGGTAGCTGCTATTATCGCTGAGCATTGTCTATTCGATTTGGATGCGCCAATTAAGCGTCTGTGCGGACCGGATGTACCGGCAATGCCATACAGCCCACCGATGGAAAAATTCTTTATGTTAAGTCCAGAAAAAGTATTGGAAGCGATGCGTGAATTAGCGCACTTCTAGGCAAAAGGAGGACGAACCATGGCAACGAAAGTACTCATGCCACAATTGGGCGAGAGCGTTACAGAAGGGACCATCACCAAGTGGCTTGTAAATGTGGGCGATGTGGTCAACAAGTATGATCCGTTAGCTGAAGTAAATACGGATAAGGTAACCGCCGAAGTGCCCTCCACTGTATCGGGACGCATTAAGGAGATCGTAGTTCCTGAAGGAGAGACGGTTAGTGTCGGTACTCTTATTCTTTATATAGAAGAAGGAACGGAAAGTGTCAGCAATTCAGCAGGCAGTGTAGAAGTAAGCTTGCCGGAATCTGCCACATCAATGCCGTCTTCAGCTCCTGCCTCGACAGGTGGAGCTGTGAAAAATGAAACCAAGGGGCAATCGGGAAGTAAACAACGCTATTCCCCTGCTGTGATGCGTCTTGCTCAGGAGCATAATATTGATCTAGCCCATGTGACAGGCACTGGCTTAGAAGGACGAATTACGCGTAAAGATGTACAAAAGGTGATTGATCAAGGTGGCTTACCGCAAGCAACCGATGCGAACAAATTAGCAACTACTCCACAGTCTGCGGCAATGCCGACTAGTACACCAGCACCATCTATGCCAGCAACACCGCAGTCCAATAGTCTCAGTCCAATGACCTCTTCAGCACCAAGTCAAGTATCTGTAGCAGCAGGAGACCAGAGCATCCCTGTGACGCCAGTTCGTAAAACGATAGCGTCACGCATGGTACAAAGTAAGCATGAATCCCCGCATGCTTGGATGATGGTTGAGGTGGATGTGACCAATCTTGTTCATTTCCGCAATCGTATAAAGGATGAATTCAAGCAAAAAGAAGGCGTTTCTTTAACCTTCCTGCCATTCTTTATCAAGGCAGTGGTAGAAGCATTG
The nucleotide sequence above comes from Brevibacillus laterosporus LMG 15441. Encoded proteins:
- a CDS encoding thiamine pyrophosphate-dependent dehydrogenase E1 component subunit alpha — translated: MTKNRHQAVGLTDEQVLDMYRYMLLARKVDERLWLLNRAGKVPFVISCQGQEAAQVGAAFAFDKEKDYLCPYYRDFGAVMVFGQTARDTLLSAFAKAEDPNSGGRQMPGHFGGKKYRILTGSSPVTTQVPHAVGIALAGRMTGENHAVFTSFGEGSSNQGDFHEGANFAGVHKLPVIFFCENNKYAISVPLKKQLACESVADRAVGYGFPGVSVDGNDPIEVYRVMKEAVDRAKAGEGPTLVEAVTYRLVPHSSDDDDRVYRDRGEVDEAKKQDPIITFSQYLKEAGLLTDESESALSNEVQAIVDEATEYAEQAPYPAPESTLMHVYGS
- a CDS encoding alpha-ketoacid dehydrogenase subunit beta is translated as MAVISFIDAITMAMKEEMRRDPKVFLLGEDVGVRGGVFRASNGMIEEFGEQRVIDTPLAESAIVGVAIGAAAVGMRPIAEIQFADFILPAVNQIVSEAAKMRYRSNNDWNCPLTVRAPFGGGVHGALYHSQSLEAMFTNVPGLKVVVPSTPYDAKGLLKAAIRDEDPVLFFEHKRCYRLIKGEVPEEDYTVPIGKADVKREGDDITVISYGLSLHFALQAAEKLAQEGMSAHVLDLRTLYPLDKEAIVEAASKTGKVLIIHEDNKEGGVGGEVAAIIAEHCLFDLDAPIKRLCGPDVPAMPYSPPMEKFFMLSPEKVLEAMRELAHF
- a CDS encoding dihydrolipoamide acetyltransferase family protein, with protein sequence MATKVLMPQLGESVTEGTITKWLVNVGDVVNKYDPLAEVNTDKVTAEVPSTVSGRIKEIVVPEGETVSVGTLILYIEEGTESVSNSAGSVEVSLPESATSMPSSAPASTGGAVKNETKGQSGSKQRYSPAVMRLAQEHNIDLAHVTGTGLEGRITRKDVQKVIDQGGLPQATDANKLATTPQSAAMPTSTPAPSMPATPQSNSLSPMTSSAPSQVSVAAGDQSIPVTPVRKTIASRMVQSKHESPHAWMMVEVDVTNLVHFRNRIKDEFKQKEGVSLTFLPFFIKAVVEALKEFPMLNSSWAGDQIIVRKNINISIAVASEDALFVPVIKDADQKSVYGIAKSIEDLAYRARAGKLTMDDMSGGTFTVNNTGSFGSVLSQPIINAPQAAIMSVESIVKRPVVINDMIAVRSMVNLCLSLDHRVLDGLVCGRFLQSVKAKLEAIGPETKVY